A genome region from Archaeoglobus fulgidus DSM 4304 includes the following:
- a CDS encoding ABC transporter permease, with product MAEVRNLATTIFSFLPEAEGRYMVISGLAIIITVALMAVFAPFIAPYDPIKSGKDVLQPPSAEHIMGTDNLGRDVFSRIVFGSRVVLAVVLSASLVSTVIGVPLGLISGYFGGKLDRLLSMLMDSMYAFPGLILAIAIAAVLGPSVFNAVVAISVVYVPTYFRMIRGQTLSVKSLLFVEAAKAAGASDWRIMRKYIFPNLIPTLVVVFSLSVADAILTEAGLSFLGFIVSAPTPDWGFELASGRPYLPAGYWWMITFPGLMVMLLSLGFALVGEGLSEIYAPRRER from the coding sequence ATGGCGGAAGTCAGAAATCTCGCAACAACAATCTTCAGCTTCCTTCCAGAGGCGGAAGGGAGGTACATGGTCATTTCGGGACTTGCGATAATCATCACTGTCGCATTGATGGCGGTCTTTGCCCCCTTCATCGCCCCCTACGACCCTATAAAGTCGGGAAAGGACGTTCTGCAGCCTCCAAGTGCTGAGCACATCATGGGAACGGATAATCTCGGCAGGGATGTTTTTTCGAGAATCGTTTTCGGCTCAAGAGTTGTTCTTGCCGTTGTACTGTCAGCCTCTCTTGTTTCAACGGTTATTGGCGTCCCTCTCGGCCTCATTTCCGGATACTTTGGCGGAAAGCTTGACAGGCTGCTCTCAATGCTGATGGACAGCATGTACGCATTTCCCGGCCTGATTCTGGCAATTGCAATTGCTGCTGTTCTTGGGCCAAGTGTTTTCAACGCTGTTGTGGCAATCTCTGTTGTTTACGTTCCCACATACTTCAGGATGATTAGGGGGCAGACGCTGAGCGTCAAATCCCTGCTGTTTGTTGAGGCTGCAAAGGCTGCAGGAGCGAGCGACTGGAGGATAATGAGGAAGTACATTTTCCCCAACCTCATTCCAACCCTCGTGGTAGTCTTCTCCCTGAGCGTAGCTGATGCGATTCTCACTGAGGCAGGATTAAGCTTTCTTGGATTCATAGTGAGCGCTCCCACTCCTGACTGGGGATTTGAGCTCGCTTCGGGAAGGCCATACCTGCCTGCGGGCTACTGGTGGATGATTACCTTCCCCGGGCTGATGGTGATGCTGCTCTCTCTCGGCTTTGCATTAGTTGGAGAGG